From the Rhodoferax mekongensis genome, one window contains:
- a CDS encoding zf-TFIIB domain-containing protein: MKCPHCTDSTLVMTERQGVEIDYCPTCRGIWLDRGELDKLLEKASGPAVAAVPPARVAREPQHRDFEDSDFQEYKRYPQSRKKSWLHEIFD; encoded by the coding sequence ATGAAATGCCCCCATTGCACCGATAGCACTCTGGTGATGACCGAACGCCAGGGCGTGGAGATTGACTACTGCCCGACTTGCCGCGGTATCTGGCTGGACCGTGGTGAGCTCGACAAGCTGCTGGAAAAGGCTTCCGGCCCCGCGGTGGCCGCGGTGCCCCCGGCGCGCGTAGCCCGCGAACCGCAACACCGCGACTTTGAGGATTCTGATTTCCAGGAATACAAGCGCTACCCGCAGAGCCGCAAGAAGTCGTGGCTACACGAAATTTTTGATTAG
- a CDS encoding HPF/RaiA family ribosome-associated protein — protein MQVIFESRHPQGGALREEALRRVRFVLRRLGAVVPRAKVMFTDINGPRGGVDKHCLLEVKTEKSGVLVISSLASDWRTALDEGLDRLVRALTRTLHRQQKPVRGRLVKQDAETL, from the coding sequence ATGCAAGTCATTTTCGAATCCCGACACCCTCAAGGCGGTGCCTTGCGGGAAGAGGCCCTGCGACGTGTGCGCTTTGTGTTGCGTCGCTTGGGCGCAGTAGTTCCACGCGCCAAAGTCATGTTTACCGACATCAACGGCCCGCGCGGTGGCGTTGACAAACACTGCCTGTTGGAAGTGAAAACCGAGAAGTCCGGTGTGCTGGTCATTTCCTCCCTGGCCAGCGACTGGCGTACCGCATTGGACGAAGGTCTGGACCGTTTGGTGCGTGCTCTGACCCGTACCCTGCACCGTCAGCAAAAGCCCGTTCGCGGACGCTTGGTCAAGCAGGACGCGGAGACACTGTGA
- a CDS encoding LysR family transcriptional regulator has product MSTSFNYKHLYYFWVVAKEGGMSRAADKLDMAVQTVSAQVRELERSLGYALLKPAGRGLVLTDAGVTAMQLADQIFQIGENLPTLVRDAASTPATRLAVGISDGLPKLVVRRLLQPVIAEPNLRLICHEGELEDLLGDLALHRLDVVFSDRPAPANPNIKLYSHAMGNSPMAWYATPAMVRAGGRKFPHSLADMPVLMPTAHTAVRARLDHWFEQIGIRPRIVGEFEDSALLKTFGGSGMGAFPAAEWVQDDLLAHYGVKRLGPCEGVVEHFYAVGTERKVQHPLVLRVLQGVV; this is encoded by the coding sequence ATGAGCACCTCGTTCAACTACAAGCACCTGTACTACTTCTGGGTGGTGGCCAAGGAAGGGGGCATGTCCCGGGCCGCCGACAAGCTGGACATGGCAGTGCAAACCGTCAGCGCACAAGTCCGGGAGTTGGAACGCTCGCTAGGCTACGCCCTACTCAAACCAGCAGGGCGTGGGCTCGTCCTCACGGATGCCGGCGTCACGGCCATGCAGCTGGCCGACCAGATCTTCCAGATCGGCGAAAACCTGCCCACGCTGGTACGCGATGCGGCCAGCACACCGGCCACGCGCCTGGCAGTCGGCATTTCTGATGGCTTGCCCAAGCTGGTGGTGCGACGACTGTTGCAGCCGGTGATAGCCGAGCCGAACCTTCGCCTGATTTGCCACGAGGGAGAGCTGGAAGACCTGCTGGGCGACCTGGCCTTGCACCGCCTGGATGTGGTGTTTTCCGATCGCCCCGCGCCGGCCAACCCCAACATCAAGCTTTACAGCCACGCCATGGGAAATTCGCCCATGGCCTGGTATGCCACCCCGGCCATGGTGCGCGCCGGAGGTCGCAAGTTTCCCCACAGCCTGGCCGACATGCCGGTACTTATGCCCACAGCACATACCGCAGTCCGTGCGAGGCTGGACCATTGGTTCGAGCAAATCGGCATCCGGCCCCGCATCGTGGGGGAATTTGAAGACAGCGCCCTGCTCAAGACCTTTGGCGGCAGCGGCATGGGTGCCTTTCCGGCGGCCGAATGGGTTCAAGACGACCTGCTGGCGCACTACGGCGTCAAGCGTCTCGGGCCCTGTGAAGGCGTGGTGGAGCATTTCTATGCGGTAGGCACTGAACGCAAGGTCCAACATCCGCTGGTGCTGAGGGTGCTGCAGGGCGTCGTGTAA
- a CDS encoding Tim44 domain-containing protein, translated as MKKLLSVLAVVFSLGIASVSLDAEAAKRLGSGKSMGTQRQAVQDKAPSAPTAQNAAPAAGAGAGAAAASKPSWMGPVAGLAAGLGIAALASHFGFGDELASMMTMALVAFAVMAIIGFIMRKRAMARQGGMAGAGGMMPAGAAAGAGTGTSNQAFKVATPAPSGLGGSSSGSLIGSGIGAQNASTAIPADFDRAGFERNAKVNFIRLQAAYDAGNLDDIREFTTPEMFAEIKLDFAEREAATQTSEVVRIDTTVLEVVEEANRYLVSVKFTGFIRFGAGCDDETFDEIWHLTKARQGNGGWVLAGIQQVE; from the coding sequence ATGAAAAAGCTTTTATCTGTATTGGCCGTGGTGTTCTCACTGGGCATCGCGAGTGTTTCCTTGGATGCCGAGGCCGCCAAGCGTCTGGGTTCCGGCAAATCCATGGGCACGCAACGCCAGGCAGTGCAAGACAAGGCGCCTTCCGCGCCTACGGCACAAAATGCAGCGCCCGCTGCCGGTGCAGGCGCAGGTGCAGCGGCCGCTTCCAAGCCTTCCTGGATGGGTCCTGTTGCCGGCTTGGCCGCTGGTTTGGGTATTGCCGCGCTGGCTTCTCACTTCGGTTTCGGTGACGAGCTCGCCTCCATGATGACCATGGCCCTGGTAGCCTTCGCCGTGATGGCAATCATCGGATTCATCATGCGCAAGCGGGCCATGGCCCGCCAAGGTGGCATGGCCGGTGCAGGCGGCATGATGCCGGCTGGTGCTGCTGCAGGTGCTGGCACAGGCACATCCAACCAAGCATTCAAGGTCGCTACTCCCGCACCCTCCGGCCTCGGTGGTTCGTCCTCGGGCTCATTGATCGGTTCCGGCATCGGCGCGCAAAACGCAAGCACTGCCATTCCCGCCGACTTTGACCGTGCAGGTTTCGAGCGCAATGCCAAGGTGAACTTCATCCGCTTGCAAGCAGCTTATGACGCTGGCAACTTGGACGATATCCGTGAGTTCACCACGCCTGAAATGTTTGCTGAAATCAAGCTGGACTTTGCGGAGCGCGAAGCGGCTACCCAGACCAGCGAGGTGGTCCGTATCGACACCACCGTGCTGGAGGTGGTGGAAGAAGCAAACCGCTATCTGGTGAGCGTGAAGTTCACAGGCTTTATCCGCTTCGGCGCAGGTTGCGACGACGAAACGTTCGACGAAATCTGGCACCTGACCAAGGCTCGCCAAGGTAACGGCGGTTGGGTATTGGCCGGCATTCAGCAGGTCGAATGA
- a CDS encoding NADH-quinone oxidoreductase subunit A: protein MNLEQYLPVLLFIAVGLAVGVLPQLAGYVLGPSRPDPAKGSAYECGFEPFGDARMQFNVRFYLVAILFIIFDLEIAFLFPWALALKEIGLPGFIAGMVFLGILCIGFAYEWAKGAMDWEA from the coding sequence ATGAACCTGGAGCAGTACCTACCGGTCCTGCTGTTCATTGCAGTAGGACTTGCAGTGGGAGTGCTCCCTCAGCTGGCGGGCTACGTTTTGGGGCCCAGCCGGCCCGATCCGGCAAAGGGCTCGGCCTACGAATGTGGGTTCGAGCCCTTTGGCGATGCGCGCATGCAGTTCAACGTGCGCTTCTATCTGGTCGCGATCCTGTTCATCATCTTTGACCTAGAGATCGCCTTCCTGTTTCCATGGGCTCTGGCACTCAAAGAGATAGGGCTGCCCGGCTTTATCGCGGGCATGGTCTTCCTCGGCATTTTGTGCATAGGCTTTGCCTATGAATGGGCCAAAGGCGCGATGGATTGGGAGGCTTGA
- a CDS encoding ABC transporter permease, whose protein sequence is MHPATSGLSSARHVTAAALAAVVALPMLWSLAAAGASAAQLEAWRALWQEPLVWRALCQSIWTGLASTLLALGLSAWILAATVGRLQSLEGSNRLARWLAPLLSVPHAAFAIGCVALLAPSGWLLRLFSPWGTGLTDPPPWPTTQDPWGLGLIFVLVLKEVPFLLWAALAHLQRPDVARRLRQELRLAHTLGYSEREAWWRVGWPQLLPRLAVPLLGVWAYGLTVVDVALVIGPTTPPTLAMLAWQWLQDADSTVNAQGAAAAWCLALVLAVGAMVLWGLWRLSFWRKRCTRGPVSLYMQTQSLPKRSLLAASLPGSLIGLVLVYAAVMFALLVGSITGAWPFPALWPQTLTWSAWQQVVGSHSSLWTSVWLALASSTAAVVWTVAWLEWAPARWQQGLMPLWMVPLVLPALLWVLGVHRVSLAWGLDTTGVGLWLAHTLAGVPYVLMALQGPYLGFDRRLQMVSATLGHPRAVFLWRVKWPLLRSALAAAWAIGFAVSVAQYLPTLYVGAGRFQTVTTEAVTLAAGGQRSLTSAFAWLQWMLPVLAFGLAAWVGRARRWPAPVPAKSQ, encoded by the coding sequence TTGCACCCCGCCACCTCCGGCCTTTCATCCGCCCGCCATGTCACGGCCGCTGCGCTCGCAGCTGTGGTGGCATTGCCCATGCTCTGGAGCTTGGCTGCTGCAGGGGCGTCTGCCGCTCAGCTCGAAGCCTGGCGGGCCTTGTGGCAAGAACCCTTGGTGTGGCGGGCGCTGTGCCAGAGTATCTGGACCGGCTTGGCATCCACCCTGCTCGCGCTGGGACTGAGCGCTTGGATACTGGCCGCAACCGTGGGCCGCTTGCAATCGCTGGAGGGCAGTAACCGACTGGCGCGATGGCTGGCGCCCCTGCTCTCAGTTCCGCATGCGGCGTTTGCCATTGGCTGCGTGGCGCTGCTGGCGCCCAGCGGCTGGCTGCTGCGACTCTTTTCGCCCTGGGGCACCGGTCTGACGGACCCGCCGCCTTGGCCCACCACCCAGGATCCGTGGGGTCTGGGCCTGATATTCGTACTGGTGCTCAAGGAGGTCCCGTTTTTGTTGTGGGCCGCCCTGGCGCACCTGCAACGCCCGGATGTGGCGCGTCGCCTGCGGCAGGAGCTCAGGCTCGCCCACACGCTGGGCTACAGCGAGCGAGAAGCCTGGTGGCGGGTGGGTTGGCCGCAGTTACTGCCGCGCCTGGCGGTGCCTCTACTGGGGGTATGGGCGTATGGCCTCACGGTGGTGGATGTCGCGCTGGTCATCGGGCCGACCACGCCCCCCACGCTGGCCATGCTGGCCTGGCAATGGCTGCAAGATGCTGACTCCACTGTCAACGCGCAAGGTGCCGCTGCGGCATGGTGTCTCGCGTTGGTACTGGCGGTTGGTGCAATGGTGCTCTGGGGCTTGTGGCGATTGAGTTTCTGGCGGAAACGATGCACCCGGGGGCCGGTGAGTCTCTACATGCAAACCCAAAGTCTCCCAAAGCGAAGTCTCCTCGCGGCATCGCTTCCCGGTTCCCTAATTGGCTTGGTACTGGTTTACGCCGCCGTCATGTTTGCACTGCTAGTTGGCAGCATCACGGGGGCCTGGCCTTTCCCGGCGTTGTGGCCGCAGACCCTGACCTGGTCCGCCTGGCAGCAGGTCGTCGGCAGCCACAGCAGCCTGTGGACCAGTGTGTGGCTGGCGCTGGCCAGTAGCACCGCAGCGGTGGTGTGGACCGTGGCGTGGCTGGAGTGGGCACCGGCGCGCTGGCAACAAGGCCTGATGCCGCTGTGGATGGTGCCGCTGGTGCTGCCCGCCCTGTTGTGGGTGCTGGGCGTGCACCGCGTCAGTTTGGCCTGGGGTCTGGACACCACGGGCGTGGGGCTATGGCTGGCCCACACGCTGGCTGGCGTCCCCTATGTGCTGATGGCGCTGCAGGGCCCCTACCTCGGGTTTGACCGCCGCCTGCAGATGGTAAGCGCTACCCTGGGCCACCCTCGCGCAGTGTTTTTGTGGCGGGTGAAGTGGCCGCTGCTGCGTAGCGCACTCGCAGCGGCATGGGCGATCGGCTTTGCGGTCAGCGTGGCCCAATATCTGCCCACCCTGTATGTGGGGGCCGGCCGGTTCCAAACTGTCACCACCGAAGCGGTGACACTGGCCGCTGGCGGCCAACGCTCCCTGACGTCGGCATTCGCCTGGCTGCAATGGATGCTGCCGGTGCTGGCCTTCGGGCTGGCTGCCTGGGTGGGTCGTGCGCGGCGCTGGCCGGCACCCGTGCCGGCAAAGTCACAATAG
- a CDS encoding Rieske (2Fe-2S) protein, with amino-acid sequence MTTAPTPHPAEPRHWHEVPCAPLPGTVLGHTGKLADGSATMAEITDAANGSGVFRYLLLRSGSEVRAYVNRCAHFGVPLAARQDLLKFQPHVRITCNVHYAHYRWSDGVCTAGDCEGESLLSIPLTVDADGTIRIAP; translated from the coding sequence ATGACGACTGCGCCCACGCCCCACCCCGCTGAACCCCGGCATTGGCATGAGGTACCTTGCGCGCCGCTGCCCGGCACAGTGCTGGGCCACACGGGCAAGCTGGCGGATGGCAGTGCGACGATGGCGGAGATTACAGATGCGGCCAACGGCTCAGGGGTATTCCGCTACCTCTTGCTGCGCAGTGGGTCCGAAGTGCGGGCCTATGTGAACCGCTGCGCCCACTTCGGCGTGCCGCTGGCCGCACGGCAAGACCTGCTGAAGTTCCAGCCCCATGTGCGGATCACTTGCAATGTGCACTACGCCCATTACCGATGGAGTGACGGCGTGTGCACCGCGGGTGACTGCGAAGGCGAGTCGCTGTTGTCTATCCCCCTGACCGTCGATGCAGATGGCACGATCCGCATCGCGCCATGA
- a CDS encoding ATP-binding cassette domain-containing protein, translated as MSLQIHIATLSSPAGVLVRDLQVEIAPGAVHTLMGPSGCGKSSVLAAVCGTLEPGMQWSGTVHLHGQRMENLPVQTRKVGILFQDDLLFAHMTVRENLLFAVPAGPAATRESAVQQALQDVEMQEFANADPARLSGGQRARVALARALVARPQALLLDEPFSKLDAALRERMRALVFGLVRSRGIPALLVTHDAADVAAPDLLTRLGDL; from the coding sequence ATGAGCCTGCAGATTCACATCGCCACCCTCTCCAGCCCCGCAGGCGTGCTGGTTCGCGACCTGCAGGTGGAGATCGCCCCCGGCGCTGTCCACACGCTCATGGGGCCCAGCGGCTGTGGCAAAAGCAGCGTGCTCGCGGCAGTGTGCGGCACCCTGGAACCCGGCATGCAATGGAGCGGCACGGTGCACTTGCATGGGCAGCGGATGGAGAACCTGCCGGTGCAGACGCGCAAGGTGGGCATCCTGTTTCAGGACGATTTGCTTTTCGCCCACATGACCGTACGGGAGAACCTGCTCTTCGCCGTGCCGGCAGGCCCCGCTGCCACCAGGGAATCAGCGGTGCAGCAGGCGCTGCAGGATGTGGAAATGCAAGAGTTTGCAAACGCTGACCCGGCACGCTTGTCGGGCGGCCAACGGGCACGGGTGGCCTTGGCACGCGCACTGGTGGCGCGCCCCCAAGCGCTGCTGCTCGACGAGCCCTTCTCCAAACTCGACGCCGCCTTGCGCGAACGCATGCGCGCACTGGTGTTCGGGCTGGTGCGCAGCCGTGGCATCCCCGCCCTGCTGGTGACCCACGACGCGGCGGACGTTGCGGCCCCCGACCTGCTGACCCGCTTGGGCGATTTGTAA
- a CDS encoding TlpA family protein disulfide reductase, translating to MRSTLSLRFSRIARTWLALTAWCMGSVSSAWAQVPTSTIAVGAPFAVASAYANGQRFNTSTLDGTVTVAFFWNSNCAVCRDSLPELRANLAGWKTKPFSLLLVNLDRKADDWRAYEKLVGQTQMNAKSLYSVRLDGELPAGARLPLTLLIDSKGKVLKRFEGRLAPEVWDSVADLLP from the coding sequence ATGCGCTCCACCCTCTCTCTTCGCTTTAGCCGCATTGCACGGACTTGGCTTGCCCTCACCGCATGGTGTATGGGCTCGGTTTCAAGCGCATGGGCACAGGTGCCAACCAGCACCATCGCCGTCGGTGCTCCCTTTGCAGTGGCGTCTGCATACGCCAATGGCCAAAGATTCAACACCAGCACCCTCGATGGAACGGTGACCGTGGCCTTTTTCTGGAACAGCAACTGCGCCGTCTGCCGCGACAGCCTGCCCGAGCTGCGCGCCAACCTGGCAGGTTGGAAAACCAAACCCTTCAGCCTGCTGCTGGTCAATCTGGACCGCAAAGCAGACGACTGGCGGGCCTACGAAAAGCTGGTGGGCCAGACACAGATGAACGCCAAAAGCCTTTACTCAGTGCGCTTAGACGGTGAATTGCCCGCCGGTGCGCGCCTGCCGCTGACCCTGCTGATCGATAGCAAAGGCAAGGTGCTCAAACGCTTTGAAGGTCGACTCGCCCCCGAAGTGTGGGACAGCGTGGCTGACCTGCTGCCCTGA
- a CDS encoding CDP-alcohol phosphatidyltransferase family protein, translated as MLDRFATPLLRPPLQAIARVLVRGGVGANTVTLAGFAVGMLAAILIAAGAYSMGAIALLVSRLLDGLDGAVARETQPTDAGGFLDISLDFLFYASIPLAFAVAEPTTNALPAAVLLAAFIGTGSSFLAFAALAAKRGMDNLAYPDKSFYFLGGLTEATETLAFFVAMCIWPAHFDVLAYTFAALCAVTTATRIWWGWRAFS; from the coding sequence ATGCTGGACCGCTTCGCCACTCCCCTCCTTCGCCCGCCGTTGCAGGCTATCGCACGCGTGCTGGTGCGCGGCGGTGTGGGTGCCAACACGGTGACGCTCGCCGGCTTTGCCGTCGGCATGCTTGCTGCTATTTTGATAGCTGCCGGCGCATATTCCATGGGCGCGATAGCCCTTTTGGTATCCAGATTGCTGGACGGACTGGATGGCGCAGTGGCGCGGGAGACGCAGCCTACCGACGCTGGTGGCTTTCTCGACATTTCGCTGGATTTTTTGTTTTACGCCAGCATTCCGCTGGCCTTTGCGGTAGCTGAGCCCACTACCAACGCCTTGCCCGCCGCAGTCCTGCTGGCGGCCTTCATCGGCACCGGCAGCAGCTTTCTGGCTTTTGCCGCCCTTGCCGCGAAGCGCGGCATGGACAACCTGGCCTACCCCGACAAGTCGTTCTATTTTCTGGGCGGACTGACCGAGGCTACCGAGACGCTGGCCTTCTTTGTGGCCATGTGCATTTGGCCTGCGCATTTTGATGTGCTGGCTTACACCTTTGCCGCCTTGTGCGCTGTGACCACCGCCACCCGCATCTGGTGGGGTTGGCGCGCTTTCTCCTGA
- a CDS encoding FAD-dependent oxidoreductase, with protein MKASKILVLAVAASAIATFVVFDLGRFLSLEALRQSQDALAAQYAANPWGLRAAYFALYVLVASLSLPGAVILTLAGGGVFGLGWGLLLVSFASSLGATVSFLAARFVLRDMVQARFGARLADINQGVARDGALYLFSLRLIPVVPFFVINLAMGLTTMRTRTFYWVSQLGMLAGTAVYVNAGTRLAELQSLKDIASPQLLGAFVLLGVFPLVAKALMNFIQQRKVYARWNAVRPQTFDRNLIVIGGGAGGLVSAYIAAAVKAKVTLVEAHKMGGDCLNYGCVPSKALIKSAKLAHQMQHAERYGLHSTPRTSDGRQNLFSFKAVMQRIHDVIAAIEPHDSVERYTGLGVEVLQGYAKIVNPWTVEIALNDGGKQTLTTRSIVIAAGARPFVPPLPGLDKVGYVTSDTLWDEFAKLDEVPKRLVVLGGGPIGCELAQSFARLGSAVTQVEMAPRIMAREDAEVSELAANALRADGVDLLTSHKALRCEIVNGEKVLVVEHAGVEKRIAFDQLLCAVGRSARLAGYGLEELGIPTHKTVQTNEYLQTIYPNIYAAGDVAGPYQFTHTAAHQAWYAAVNALFGDFKKFKADYSVIPWATFIDPEVARVGLNEQDAKEQGIAYEVTKYGIDDLDRAIADSEAHGFVKVLTVPGKDKILGVTIVGTHAGDLLAEYVLAMKHGLGLNKILGTIHTYPTLAEANKYAAGEWKRAHQPHKLLEWVRKFHDWKRG; from the coding sequence ATGAAAGCTTCCAAAATCCTGGTGCTGGCGGTCGCAGCGTCAGCCATTGCAACCTTTGTAGTCTTCGATCTAGGCCGTTTTTTGAGCCTGGAGGCTCTGCGCCAGAGCCAGGACGCGCTGGCTGCGCAGTACGCCGCCAACCCCTGGGGCTTGCGGGCTGCCTACTTCGCCCTTTATGTGCTGGTGGCGTCGCTCTCCCTGCCGGGTGCAGTCATCCTCACGCTGGCAGGTGGTGGTGTGTTCGGCCTTGGTTGGGGGCTGTTGCTGGTGTCGTTTGCGTCCAGCCTGGGCGCCACGGTGTCCTTCCTGGCAGCGCGCTTTGTGTTGCGGGACATGGTGCAGGCGCGCTTTGGCGCACGATTGGCAGATATCAATCAGGGTGTGGCGCGGGACGGCGCGCTTTACCTGTTCAGCCTGCGGCTGATTCCGGTGGTGCCGTTTTTTGTGATCAACCTCGCCATGGGCCTGACCACCATGCGCACCCGCACCTTTTACTGGGTGAGTCAGCTCGGTATGCTGGCCGGCACGGCGGTGTACGTGAACGCAGGCACGCGGCTGGCAGAGCTGCAGTCGCTCAAGGACATTGCCAGCCCCCAGCTGCTGGGCGCGTTTGTGCTGCTCGGTGTGTTTCCTCTCGTTGCTAAGGCGCTTATGAACTTCATTCAACAACGCAAGGTCTACGCCCGCTGGAACGCGGTGCGCCCGCAAACCTTTGACCGCAACCTCATCGTCATCGGCGGGGGCGCGGGCGGGCTGGTCTCGGCCTACATTGCGGCAGCGGTCAAAGCCAAGGTCACACTGGTAGAGGCCCACAAGATGGGCGGTGACTGCCTCAACTACGGCTGCGTGCCCAGCAAGGCCCTGATCAAAAGCGCCAAGCTCGCTCACCAGATGCAGCATGCAGAGCGCTATGGTTTACATAGCACCCCCCGCACATCCGACGGGCGCCAGAACCTTTTTTCATTCAAGGCGGTGATGCAGCGCATCCATGACGTGATTGCAGCCATTGAGCCGCACGACAGCGTGGAACGCTACACAGGCCTGGGCGTGGAGGTGTTGCAGGGTTACGCCAAGATCGTCAACCCCTGGACGGTGGAGATTGCCCTCAACGACGGCGGCAAACAAACTTTGACCACCCGCAGCATCGTCATTGCGGCAGGCGCACGGCCGTTTGTGCCACCGCTACCTGGTCTGGACAAGGTGGGCTATGTCACCAGCGACACCTTATGGGACGAATTCGCCAAGCTGGATGAAGTTCCAAAGCGCCTGGTGGTGCTGGGCGGCGGGCCGATCGGCTGCGAGCTGGCGCAAAGTTTTGCACGGCTGGGCTCTGCCGTGACCCAAGTGGAAATGGCACCGCGCATCATGGCACGGGAAGATGCGGAAGTGTCGGAACTGGCCGCCAACGCCCTACGCGCCGATGGCGTGGACCTGCTGACGAGCCACAAGGCCCTGCGCTGCGAAATAGTGAATGGCGAAAAGGTGCTGGTGGTCGAACATGCAGGCGTGGAAAAGCGCATTGCGTTTGACCAACTGCTGTGCGCCGTGGGCCGCTCCGCCCGCCTCGCAGGCTACGGCCTGGAAGAGTTGGGCATTCCCACCCATAAGACGGTGCAGACCAACGAGTACCTGCAAACCATCTACCCCAACATCTATGCAGCGGGTGATGTGGCCGGGCCCTACCAGTTCACCCACACGGCGGCGCACCAGGCCTGGTATGCGGCAGTCAACGCCCTGTTCGGGGATTTCAAGAAATTCAAGGCCGACTACTCGGTCATCCCTTGGGCCACGTTTATTGACCCCGAAGTCGCACGCGTCGGTCTGAATGAGCAGGACGCCAAAGAGCAAGGCATTGCCTACGAGGTCACCAAGTACGGCATCGACGACCTGGACCGCGCGATTGCGGATAGCGAGGCGCACGGCTTTGTGAAAGTGCTGACCGTACCTGGCAAAGACAAGATTCTGGGCGTGACCATCGTCGGCACCCACGCCGGCGACTTGCTGGCCGAGTACGTGCTGGCCATGAAGCACGGGCTGGGACTGAACAAGATTCTGGGCACCATCCACACCTACCCCACACTGGCCGAAGCCAACAAATACGCCGCAGGAGAATGGAAGCGCGCGCACCAGCCGCACAAGCTGCTGGAATGGGTACGCAAGTTCCACGACTGGAAGCGCGGCTAG